From the Kitasatospora viridis genome, one window contains:
- a CDS encoding succinate dehydrogenase cytochrome b subunit, which translates to MAVSGAILLGYLVAHLIGNLKVFVGASDLNGYAAWLRTIGQPFLGHEWFLWIARVVLVAAAVVHGTAAFQLSRRDLRARPVGYRHTRARSSYATRTMRWGGVILGLFIVWHILDLTTLTVNPRAEAGHPYENLVATFRTWYGDTIYIVAMLALGMHVRHGFWSAAQTLGLNNRRRERALKATANLLALALTAGFVSIPIGVMTGVVK; encoded by the coding sequence ATGGCGGTCAGCGGGGCGATCCTGCTGGGCTACCTGGTCGCCCACCTGATCGGCAACCTCAAGGTCTTCGTCGGCGCGTCCGACCTGAACGGCTACGCGGCCTGGCTGCGCACCATCGGCCAGCCGTTCCTGGGCCACGAGTGGTTCCTCTGGATCGCCCGGGTGGTGCTGGTCGCGGCGGCCGTGGTGCACGGCACGGCGGCGTTCCAGCTGAGCAGGCGCGACCTGCGGGCCCGTCCGGTCGGCTACCGGCACACCCGGGCCCGGAGCAGCTACGCGACCCGGACCATGCGCTGGGGCGGGGTGATCCTGGGCCTGTTCATCGTCTGGCACATCCTCGACCTGACCACGCTGACCGTGAACCCCCGGGCCGAGGCCGGCCACCCCTACGAGAACCTGGTCGCCACCTTCCGCACCTGGTACGGCGACACGATCTACATCGTCGCCATGCTGGCCCTCGGGATGCACGTGCGGCACGGCTTCTGGAGCGCCGCGCAGACCCTGGGCCTGAACAACCGGCGCCGGGAACGGGCGTTGAAGGCCACCGCCAACCTGCTGGCCCTGGCCCTGACGGCCGGCTTCGTCTCCATCCCGATCGGCGTGATGACGGGAGTCGTCAAGTGA
- a CDS encoding LysR family transcriptional regulator, which translates to MQLQQLRYFAAVAETRHFTRAAERLHVAQPSLSQQIRSLERELGAELFHRGRGDTALTDAGQALLPLARRILADAESARSAVQETVQLRRGRLRLGATPSLCGSLVPDVLRAYRADYPGVRLLVREDGSRDLLGKLAAGELDLALVITPPTVDRPPGLALTELLREDLVLVSDRPLGRRRARIQDLADRPLVMFRQGYDLREATLAACRAAGFEPEFAVEGGEMDAVLGFVRAGLGPAVVPGMVADRSGLAVTPFARPGIGRAIALAHGTELPLSRAAAAMREVLLRYLAEAAGAGALPPGTRLPDAQGP; encoded by the coding sequence GTGCAGCTCCAACAGCTCCGGTACTTCGCCGCGGTGGCGGAGACCCGCCACTTCACCCGCGCGGCCGAGCGGCTGCACGTCGCCCAGCCCTCGCTCTCCCAGCAGATCCGCTCCCTGGAGCGGGAGTTGGGGGCCGAACTGTTCCACCGCGGGCGCGGCGACACCGCGCTCACCGACGCCGGCCAGGCCCTGCTGCCGCTGGCCCGGCGGATCCTGGCGGACGCGGAGAGCGCCCGCAGCGCGGTGCAGGAGACGGTGCAGCTGCGGCGCGGCCGGCTGCGGCTCGGCGCCACGCCCAGCCTCTGCGGCAGCCTGGTGCCCGACGTGCTGCGCGCCTACCGTGCTGACTACCCGGGCGTGCGGCTGCTGGTCCGCGAGGACGGCTCGCGCGACCTGCTGGGCAAGCTCGCGGCGGGGGAGCTGGACCTCGCGCTGGTGATCACGCCGCCCACCGTGGACCGGCCGCCGGGCCTGGCGCTGACCGAGTTGCTGCGCGAGGACCTGGTGCTGGTCTCCGACCGCCCGCTGGGCCGGCGCCGGGCTCGGATCCAGGACCTGGCGGACCGCCCGCTGGTGATGTTCCGTCAGGGCTACGACCTGCGCGAGGCCACCCTGGCGGCCTGCCGGGCGGCCGGCTTCGAGCCGGAATTCGCCGTCGAGGGCGGGGAGATGGACGCGGTGCTCGGGTTCGTCCGGGCCGGGCTCGGGCCGGCCGTGGTGCCCGGGATGGTCGCCGACCGCAGCGGGCTGGCGGTCACCCCGTTCGCCCGGCCCGGGATCGGGCGGGCGATCGCGCTGGCGCACGGTACCGAACTGCCGCTCAGCCGCGCCGCCGCCGCGATGCGCGAGGTGCTGCTGCGCTACCTGGCCGAGGCGGCCGGGGCGGGCGCGCTGCCGCCGGGGACGCGGCTGCCGGACGCCCAGGGCCCGTAG
- a CDS encoding TetR/AcrR family transcriptional regulator, with the protein MTARSERTRSQIYQAALTEFAEHGIAGARVDRIAEQAQANKQAIYRYFGDKEQLFATVLEGTLSELAAAVPPAGPDGTVAAADYVDRLLAYHQSHPEVLRLLLWEALEYRDRAVPDEAARAAHYRQKSEALAGARTPGSEQAKAIDPATLMLIFTGLVGWPLAVPQVRRMMVGDGPEAMERVRRAAIAAAELITQA; encoded by the coding sequence ATGACCGCACGCTCGGAGCGGACCCGGAGTCAGATCTACCAAGCCGCCCTCACCGAGTTCGCCGAGCACGGCATCGCGGGCGCCCGGGTGGACCGGATCGCCGAGCAGGCGCAGGCCAACAAGCAGGCCATCTACCGCTACTTCGGCGACAAGGAGCAGCTGTTCGCCACCGTGCTGGAGGGCACCCTGAGCGAGCTGGCCGCCGCCGTGCCGCCCGCCGGCCCGGACGGCACGGTGGCCGCCGCCGACTACGTGGACCGGCTGCTCGCCTACCACCAGAGCCACCCCGAGGTGCTCCGACTGCTGCTTTGGGAGGCGCTGGAGTACCGCGACCGGGCCGTCCCGGACGAGGCGGCACGGGCCGCCCACTACCGGCAGAAGTCCGAGGCGCTGGCCGGCGCCCGCACCCCCGGGTCCGAGCAGGCGAAGGCGATCGACCCGGCCACCCTGATGCTGATCTTCACCGGCCTGGTCGGCTGGCCGCTGGCCGTGCCGCAGGTCCGCCGGATGATGGTCGGCGACGGCCCCGAGGCGATGGAGCGGGTCCGCCGGGCCGCCATCGCGGCGGCCGAGCTGATCACCCAGGCGTGA
- a CDS encoding DUF4129 domain-containing protein, which yields MAALAFAAVLLRPSTGLLKAGRAPLGALLPVLLCCAGWLLAIAAIHRRYQAAVRGASDLSPTADRLRDLTVRLLPPVAVLVPVALLVGYFSQHSKPAPPPSVAPPPPMVFDTTPAPTHHYGLAELVVEVLLGLLAVLAVVLLWRRLRHRTLPRLAMTPAPRPAEEQLAEAIASGRRALLGDDARAAVIACYAAMEESLADSGVTRELADSPSDLLARAVATGSVPQPEATALTELFREARYSRHPMGTPELDRARAALDTIAAQLADNQPAPAEAS from the coding sequence GTGGCCGCGCTGGCCTTCGCGGCCGTGCTGTTGCGTCCGTCCACCGGGCTCCTCAAGGCCGGCCGGGCGCCGCTCGGCGCGCTCCTCCCGGTGCTGCTGTGCTGCGCCGGCTGGCTGCTCGCCATCGCCGCGATCCACCGCCGCTACCAGGCCGCCGTGCGCGGCGCGAGCGACCTGTCGCCCACCGCCGACCGGCTGCGCGACCTGACGGTGCGTCTGCTGCCGCCCGTCGCCGTGCTGGTCCCGGTCGCGCTGCTGGTCGGGTACTTCTCGCAGCACTCGAAGCCGGCGCCGCCGCCCTCCGTCGCCCCGCCGCCGCCGATGGTGTTCGACACCACGCCGGCCCCGACCCACCACTACGGTCTGGCCGAGCTGGTCGTCGAGGTGCTGCTGGGCCTGCTGGCGGTGCTGGCGGTGGTGCTGCTCTGGCGCCGGCTGCGCCACCGGACGCTGCCGCGTCTGGCGATGACCCCCGCACCGCGCCCCGCCGAGGAGCAGCTGGCCGAGGCGATCGCCTCCGGCCGCCGCGCCCTGCTCGGCGACGACGCCCGCGCCGCCGTCATCGCCTGCTACGCCGCGATGGAAGAGTCACTCGCCGACTCCGGCGTGACCCGCGAACTCGCCGACAGCCCCTCCGACCTGCTCGCCCGCGCCGTCGCCACCGGCAGCGTCCCCCAGCCCGAGGCCACCGCGCTGACCGAACTGTTCCGCGAAGCCCGCTACTCCCGCCACCCGATGGGCACCCCCGAACTGGACCGCGCCCGCGCAGCACTCGACACCATCGCCGCCCAGCTCGCCGACAACCAGCCCGCACCCGCGGAGGCCAGCTGA
- a CDS encoding fumarate reductase/succinate dehydrogenase flavoprotein subunit: MSDTKAPDGPIEQRWDQRRFEANLVNPANRRGRTVIVVGTGLAGGAAGATLAEQGYHVVQFCFQDSPRRAHSIAAQGGINAAKNYRNDGDSIRRLFYDTVKGGDFRARESNVHRLAQVSVEIIDQCVAQGVPFAREYGGLLDTRSFGGVQVSRTFYARGQTGQQLLLGAYQALSRQIAAGNVELHARTEMLDLVVVDGRARGIVARDLVTGELTTHLADAVVLATGGYGNVFYLSTNAKNSNATAIWRAHRRGAYFANPCFTQIHPTCIPRSGDHQSKLTLMSESLRNDGRIWVPKAKGDTRPAAEIPEQERDYYLERMYPSFGNLVPRDIASRAAKAVCDEGRGVGPGGQGVYLDFADAISRLGRAAVEARYGNLFDMYQRITAEDPYRVPMRIYPAIHYTMGGLWVDYDLQTTVPGLFAIGEANFSDHGANRLGASALMQGLADGYFVLPPVLNDYLARTPAHQVAPDHPAVTAVERESADRLAALLAVDGDRTPDSFHRELGELLWDDCGMARTAEGLKNALARIPELREEFWRRIKVPGTGEEFNQSLEKANRLVDYFDLAELMCLDALHRAESCGGHFRVESQTPEGEAARRDEEFDYAAAWEFNPAGPPVLHREQLVFDHVHPTQRSYA; the protein is encoded by the coding sequence ATCAGCGACACCAAGGCGCCGGACGGCCCGATCGAACAGCGTTGGGACCAGCGGCGGTTCGAGGCCAACCTGGTCAACCCGGCCAACCGGCGCGGCCGCACGGTGATCGTGGTCGGCACCGGCCTGGCGGGCGGCGCGGCCGGCGCCACGCTGGCCGAACAGGGCTACCACGTGGTGCAGTTCTGCTTCCAGGACTCCCCCCGGCGCGCTCACTCGATCGCCGCCCAGGGCGGCATCAACGCGGCCAAGAACTACCGCAACGACGGCGACTCGATCCGCCGGCTGTTCTACGACACCGTCAAGGGCGGCGACTTCCGCGCCCGCGAGTCCAACGTGCACCGGCTGGCCCAGGTCTCGGTGGAGATCATCGACCAGTGCGTGGCGCAGGGCGTGCCGTTCGCCCGGGAGTACGGCGGGCTGCTGGACACCCGCTCGTTCGGCGGCGTGCAGGTCTCCCGCACCTTCTACGCCCGTGGCCAGACCGGCCAGCAGCTGCTGCTCGGCGCCTACCAGGCGCTGTCCCGCCAGATCGCGGCCGGCAACGTGGAGTTGCACGCCCGCACCGAGATGCTCGACCTGGTCGTGGTGGACGGCCGGGCCCGCGGCATCGTCGCCCGCGACCTGGTCACCGGCGAGCTGACCACCCACCTGGCGGACGCGGTGGTGCTGGCCACCGGCGGCTACGGCAACGTCTTCTACCTCTCCACCAATGCCAAGAACTCCAACGCCACCGCGATCTGGCGGGCCCACCGGCGCGGCGCCTACTTCGCCAACCCGTGCTTCACCCAGATCCACCCGACCTGCATCCCGCGCTCCGGCGACCACCAGTCCAAGCTGACCCTGATGAGCGAGTCGCTGCGCAACGACGGCCGGATCTGGGTGCCGAAGGCCAAGGGCGACACCCGCCCGGCCGCCGAGATCCCGGAGCAGGAGCGCGACTACTACCTGGAGCGGATGTACCCGTCGTTCGGCAACCTGGTGCCGCGCGACATCGCCTCCCGGGCCGCCAAGGCGGTCTGCGACGAGGGGCGCGGGGTCGGACCGGGCGGGCAGGGCGTCTACCTGGACTTCGCCGACGCGATCTCCCGGCTCGGCCGGGCGGCGGTGGAGGCCCGCTACGGCAACCTGTTCGACATGTACCAGCGGATCACCGCCGAGGACCCGTACCGGGTGCCGATGCGGATCTACCCGGCGATCCACTACACCATGGGCGGCCTCTGGGTGGACTACGACCTGCAGACCACCGTCCCCGGCCTGTTCGCGATCGGCGAGGCCAACTTCTCCGACCACGGCGCCAACCGGCTCGGCGCCAGCGCCCTGATGCAGGGCCTGGCCGACGGCTACTTCGTGCTGCCGCCGGTGCTCAACGACTACCTGGCCCGCACCCCGGCCCACCAGGTGGCGCCGGATCACCCCGCGGTCACGGCGGTTGAGCGGGAGTCGGCCGACCGGCTGGCCGCCCTTCTCGCGGTGGACGGCGACCGCACGCCCGACTCCTTCCACCGCGAGCTCGGCGAACTGCTGTGGGACGACTGCGGGATGGCCCGCACGGCCGAGGGGCTGAAGAACGCACTGGCCCGGATCCCGGAACTGCGCGAGGAGTTCTGGCGCCGGATCAAGGTGCCGGGCACCGGCGAGGAGTTCAACCAGTCACTGGAGAAGGCCAACCGGCTGGTGGACTACTTCGACCTCGCCGAGCTGATGTGCCTGGACGCGCTGCACCGCGCCGAGTCCTGCGGCGGCCACTTCCGGGTGGAGAGCCAGACCCCGGAGGGCGAAGCCGCCCGCCGCGACGAGGAGTTCGACTACGCCGCCGCCTGGGAGTTCAACCCCGCCGGCCCGCCCGTGCTCCACCGCGAGCAACTCGTCTTCGACCACGTCCACCCCACCCAGCGGAGCTACGCGTGA
- a CDS encoding DUF4129 domain-containing protein produces the protein MPTPARPDRSAPAGPARPAPGQPARSATDAPARSAPSAPSTRTLRPALAAIAVAGLAFAAMVLRPSSGLFSTGPGPLGTLFPVVLLLCAGWPLGIAVVRRRYQAAVQASGHLTPRAERLRDLTLHLLPPVAVLVPVALLISYFAQHTEPVPPSQDYQRQPPNLDPHPQPTMKPVVGTAQHVSHHYGLRGLAALGVKVLLGALVLLAVVLLWRHLRHRSLPHLAMTPAPRPADEQLAEAIASGRRALLGDDARAAVIACYAAMEQSLADSGVPRELADSPSDLLDRAVATGSVPEREAAALTELFREARYSRHPMGTPELDRARAALDAIAAQLAEHHPAPAEAG, from the coding sequence ATGCCAACACCTGCGAGACCGGACCGGTCCGCACCCGCTGGGCCCGCGCGGCCCGCGCCCGGGCAGCCGGCCCGATCCGCGACCGACGCCCCGGCCCGATCCGCGCCGTCGGCGCCGTCCACCCGCACGCTGCGCCCCGCACTGGCAGCGATCGCCGTCGCCGGACTCGCCTTCGCCGCGATGGTGCTGCGCCCGTCCAGCGGTCTCTTCTCGACCGGCCCCGGCCCGCTCGGCACGCTCTTCCCGGTGGTGCTGCTGCTCTGCGCCGGCTGGCCGCTCGGCATCGCCGTCGTCCGCCGCCGCTACCAGGCCGCCGTCCAGGCCTCGGGCCACCTGACGCCCCGGGCCGAGCGGCTGCGCGACCTGACGCTGCACCTGCTGCCGCCCGTCGCCGTGCTGGTCCCCGTCGCGCTGCTGATCAGCTACTTCGCGCAGCACACCGAGCCCGTGCCACCGAGCCAGGACTACCAGCGGCAGCCGCCGAACCTCGACCCCCACCCGCAGCCCACGATGAAGCCGGTGGTCGGCACCGCCCAGCACGTCTCCCACCACTACGGGCTGCGCGGCCTCGCCGCGCTGGGCGTCAAGGTGCTGCTCGGCGCGCTCGTGCTGCTGGCGGTGGTGCTGCTCTGGCGCCACCTGCGCCACCGGTCGCTGCCGCACCTGGCGATGACCCCCGCACCGCGCCCCGCCGACGAGCAGCTGGCCGAGGCGATCGCCTCCGGCCGCCGCGCCCTGCTCGGCGACGATGCCCGCGCCGCCGTCATCGCCTGCTACGCCGCGATGGAGCAGTCACTCGCCGACTCCGGCGTGCCCCGCGAACTCGCCGACAGCCCCTCCGACCTACTGGACCGCGCCGTCGCCACCGGCAGTGTGCCCGAACGGGAAGCAGCCGCGCTGACCGAACTGTTCCGCGAAGCCCGCTACTCCCGCCACCCGATGGGCACCCCCGAACTGGACCGCGCCCGCGCGGCACTCGACGCCATCGCAGCCCAGCTCGCCGAACACCACCCCGCACCCGCGGAGGCCGGCTGA
- a CDS encoding AAA family ATPase — MTTEELTPRQAGKLSNEVLAEIERAVVGKPEALRLVMLGVLAGGHVLIEDLPGLGKTLLARSFATTLGLDFRRIQFTPDLLPSDVSGAPFYDQRSGEMVFRAGPVFTNLLLADEINRTPPKTQAALLEAMAEAQVSIDGTTRKLPDPFTVIATANPIEYDGTYSLPEAQLDRFLLRVRMGYLAPELETAMLRARIDRAAPEAELRTLASPELLLSMRAAVERVEVDDDLVEYVMALVSRTREHPQIQVGASPRGGLALVQLARARAMLEDRDYVTPEDVKAVAVPALAHRVTLKPELWVRQVSADDVLGRLVAEVPTPTTLPGAAAGTGTGAGGAAVRGGTGTAEPAAVPAS; from the coding sequence GTGACCACCGAAGAACTGACGCCCCGCCAGGCCGGCAAGCTGTCCAACGAGGTACTGGCCGAGATCGAGCGGGCCGTGGTCGGCAAGCCCGAGGCGCTGCGACTGGTGATGCTCGGCGTGCTGGCCGGCGGCCACGTGCTGATCGAGGACCTGCCCGGGCTCGGCAAGACCCTGCTGGCCCGCTCCTTCGCCACCACGCTGGGCCTGGACTTCCGCCGCATCCAGTTCACCCCCGACCTGCTGCCCTCGGACGTCTCCGGCGCGCCCTTCTACGACCAGCGCAGCGGCGAGATGGTCTTCCGCGCCGGCCCGGTCTTCACCAACCTGCTGCTCGCCGACGAGATCAACCGCACCCCGCCGAAGACCCAGGCGGCCCTACTGGAGGCGATGGCCGAGGCGCAGGTGTCGATCGACGGCACCACCCGGAAGCTGCCCGACCCGTTCACCGTGATCGCCACCGCCAACCCGATCGAGTACGACGGCACCTACTCGCTGCCCGAGGCCCAGCTGGACCGCTTCCTGCTCCGGGTCCGGATGGGCTACCTGGCTCCCGAGCTGGAGACCGCGATGCTCCGGGCCCGGATCGACCGGGCCGCCCCCGAGGCCGAGTTGCGCACCCTCGCCTCCCCCGAGCTGCTGTTGTCGATGCGGGCCGCGGTCGAGCGGGTGGAGGTCGACGACGACCTGGTGGAGTACGTGATGGCGCTGGTCAGCCGGACCCGCGAGCACCCGCAGATCCAGGTCGGCGCCTCGCCGCGCGGCGGGCTGGCGCTGGTGCAACTGGCCCGCGCCCGGGCGATGCTGGAGGACCGCGACTACGTGACGCCGGAGGACGTGAAGGCCGTGGCGGTGCCGGCGCTGGCGCACCGGGTCACGCTCAAGCCGGAGCTGTGGGTGCGTCAGGTCTCGGCCGACGACGTGCTGGGCCGCCTGGTCGCCGAGGTGCCCACGCCGACGACCCTGCCGGGGGCCGCTGCGGGCACGGGAACGGGTGCGGGCGGTGCGGCTGTTCGTGGTGGCACCGGCACGGCCGAGCCCGCCGCCGTCCCGGCGTCGTGA
- the lepB gene encoding signal peptidase I: protein MDGERAERRRGLRWRGRTRKQRPFWQELPILVVLALLLALVIKSFFVQAFSIPSGSMENTLQPGDRVLVDKLTPWFGAKPERGDVVVFKDPDGWLDDEPVAKANVVQEALSYVGLMPAAGDRDLIKRVIAVGGDTVDCEAGKPVTVNGVALNEPYIFPGSTPCDDYPVGKITVPKDHLWVMGDHRNNSADSRYHQVRGPGDGFVPESDVVGRAFAVAWPLTHWATLPVPSTFQQHGLAQGGGAVGMAAAVPVLYWYRRRQGS from the coding sequence ATGGACGGGGAGCGGGCGGAGCGCCGGCGGGGACTGCGGTGGCGCGGGCGCACACGCAAGCAGCGGCCGTTCTGGCAGGAGTTGCCGATCCTGGTGGTGCTGGCGCTGCTGCTGGCCCTGGTGATCAAGAGTTTCTTCGTGCAGGCCTTCTCGATCCCGTCCGGCTCGATGGAGAACACCCTGCAGCCCGGTGACCGGGTGCTGGTGGACAAGCTCACCCCGTGGTTCGGCGCGAAGCCGGAGCGCGGGGACGTGGTGGTCTTCAAGGATCCGGACGGCTGGCTGGACGACGAGCCGGTCGCGAAGGCGAACGTGGTCCAGGAGGCGCTCAGCTACGTCGGCCTGATGCCGGCGGCCGGGGACCGGGACCTGATCAAGCGGGTGATCGCGGTCGGCGGCGACACCGTGGACTGCGAGGCCGGCAAGCCGGTCACCGTCAACGGCGTCGCGCTGAACGAGCCGTACATCTTCCCCGGGTCCACGCCCTGCGACGACTACCCGGTCGGAAAGATCACCGTGCCCAAGGACCACCTGTGGGTGATGGGCGACCACCGCAACAACTCCGCCGACTCCCGCTACCACCAGGTGCGCGGGCCCGGTGACGGCTTCGTGCCGGAGTCGGACGTGGTCGGCCGGGCCTTCGCGGTCGCCTGGCCGCTGACCCACTGGGCCACCCTGCCGGTGCCGTCCACCTTCCAGCAGCACGGCCTGGCCCAGGGTGGCGGCGCGGTCGGCATGGCCGCGGCGGTCCCGGTGCTGTACTGGTACCGCCGTCGCCAGGGCAGCTGA
- a CDS encoding MFS transporter → MSSPVVAPRSVAATPARGSARPLLFLAMAVCSGATVANVYLAQPLLALLAGGFGASRSAAGVVVTCAQFGYAAGILLLVPLGDVRRRRPLLGALLAVTVAMLLAAAAAPGLAVLAAATALIGGATVIPQVLVPLAAELAPPERRASVVANVQIGLLTGIVGSRVVGGAVGQLLGWRAVYLLAAALTAVAGAVTVRLLPAEGERTGPRYTSLLASLPRLLREQPALRHSSLLHGALFGAYSATWTTLVLVLTGRHYHFSSAVAGLFGLLGLAGAVAAPWAGRFIDRRGPLPIAAAALLLTLLSAGAYALGSSRLVAVILGIVLANVGVQWSQLANQARVLAHLPDVRSRANTVFMVIVFLCGAVAAAASTACYGAFGWGGVCAVQAALALAGLLVLPAAYRYDSNNHH, encoded by the coding sequence ATGTCGTCACCTGTGGTGGCACCGCGCTCGGTCGCGGCCACCCCCGCCCGCGGATCCGCCCGACCGCTGCTCTTCCTGGCCATGGCCGTCTGCAGCGGCGCGACCGTCGCCAACGTCTACCTGGCCCAGCCGCTGCTCGCCCTGCTCGCCGGCGGGTTCGGCGCCTCGCGCTCAGCGGCCGGCGTGGTCGTCACCTGCGCCCAGTTCGGGTACGCCGCCGGGATCCTGCTGCTGGTCCCGCTCGGCGACGTCCGCCGCCGTCGGCCGCTGCTCGGCGCCCTGCTCGCGGTCACCGTCGCGATGCTGCTGGCGGCCGCCGCCGCACCCGGCCTCGCCGTGCTCGCCGCCGCCACCGCGCTGATCGGTGGCGCCACCGTGATCCCGCAGGTGCTGGTGCCGCTCGCCGCCGAACTCGCCCCGCCCGAGCGGCGCGCCTCGGTGGTCGCCAACGTGCAGATCGGGCTGCTGACCGGGATCGTCGGCTCCCGGGTGGTCGGCGGCGCGGTCGGCCAACTCCTCGGCTGGCGTGCTGTTTACCTGCTCGCGGCCGCGCTCACGGCGGTGGCCGGCGCGGTCACCGTGCGGCTGCTGCCGGCGGAGGGGGAGCGCACCGGGCCGCGCTACACGAGCCTGCTCGCCTCACTGCCGCGCCTGCTGCGCGAGCAGCCGGCGCTGCGGCACTCCAGCCTTCTGCACGGTGCGCTGTTCGGGGCATACAGCGCCACCTGGACCACGCTCGTGCTGGTGCTGACAGGCCGTCACTACCACTTCAGCAGTGCGGTTGCCGGACTGTTCGGACTGCTGGGGCTGGCCGGTGCGGTGGCGGCACCGTGGGCGGGGCGGTTCATCGACCGGCGCGGCCCGCTGCCGATCGCCGCCGCCGCGCTGCTGCTGACGCTGCTCTCCGCCGGGGCGTACGCGCTCGGGTCCTCGCGCCTGGTCGCGGTGATCCTGGGCATCGTGCTCGCCAACGTCGGCGTGCAGTGGAGCCAACTCGCCAACCAGGCACGGGTGCTGGCCCACCTGCCGGACGTCCGCAGCCGGGCCAACACCGTCTTCATGGTCATCGTCTTCCTCTGCGGCGCCGTCGCTGCCGCCGCCTCGACCGCCTGCTACGGGGCCTTCGGCTGGGGCGGGGTCTGCGCGGTGCAGGCCGCGCTGGCGCTGGCCGGGCTCCTGGTCCTCCCCGCCGCCTACCGCTACGACAGCAACAACCACCACTGA
- a CDS encoding succinate dehydrogenase/fumarate reductase iron-sulfur subunit: MNLTLRIWRQAGPDAPGAMTTYQVGGISEDMSFLEMLDTLNEELILRGEQPVAFDHDCREGICGACGVVIDGQPHGPERTTTCQLHMRHFRDGQTIDVEPWRSAAFPVIKDLVVDRSAFDRIIGSGGYITAPTGSAPEAHATPVPKETADRAFEHAECIGCGACVAACPNGSAMLFTAAKVVHLNLLPQGAPERGSRVRAMVTAMDGEGFGGCTNTGECATACPKGIGLDAIGTLNREFLLRRS; the protein is encoded by the coding sequence GTGAACCTCACCCTGCGGATCTGGCGGCAGGCCGGACCGGACGCCCCGGGTGCCATGACGACCTATCAGGTCGGCGGCATCAGCGAGGACATGTCCTTCCTGGAGATGCTGGACACCCTCAACGAGGAGCTGATCCTGCGCGGCGAGCAGCCGGTCGCCTTCGACCACGACTGCCGCGAGGGCATCTGCGGCGCCTGCGGCGTGGTGATCGACGGGCAGCCGCACGGCCCCGAGCGGACCACCACCTGCCAACTGCACATGCGGCACTTCCGGGACGGCCAGACCATCGACGTCGAACCCTGGCGCTCGGCGGCCTTCCCGGTGATCAAGGACCTGGTGGTGGACCGCTCGGCCTTCGACCGGATCATCGGCTCCGGCGGCTACATCACCGCGCCGACCGGCAGCGCCCCCGAGGCGCACGCCACGCCGGTGCCCAAGGAGACCGCCGACCGGGCCTTCGAGCACGCCGAGTGCATCGGCTGCGGCGCCTGCGTGGCGGCCTGCCCGAACGGCTCGGCGATGCTCTTCACCGCCGCCAAGGTGGTGCACCTCAACCTGCTCCCGCAGGGCGCGCCGGAGCGCGGCTCCCGGGTGCGGGCGATGGTCACCGCGATGGACGGCGAGGGCTTCGGCGGCTGCACCAACACCGGCGAGTGCGCCACCGCGTGCCCCAAGGGCATCGGCCTGGACGCGATCGGCACGCTGAACCGGGAGTTCCTGCTCCGGCGCAGCTGA